DNA sequence from the Paenibacillus azoreducens genome:
TCCGTCAGCGCTGACGTCGGTTCATCCATGATGATAACCTTGGCGTCCGTGAGCAGCGCCTTGGCGATCTCAATCATCTGCTGCTGCCCGACCGAGCACTGCCCTGCTTCGATGTTCAGCGGAATGTCGACGGAAAGCTTTTTGAACTGCTCTTTTGCGAGCGCCTTCATTTCCTTCGACTTCAGAAGCCCCCATGATGAAGACATCTCCTTGCCGATGAACAGGTTCTCCGCCACCGTCATGTCCGGCCAAATATTGAGCTCCTGGTGGATAAAAGCGATGCCTTGACGTTCCGCCTCTTTCGGATTTACGAAATAGGTCTCCTTGCCATCGATGAGGATGGTTCCTTCATCCCTTGGATGCAGGCCGGTGAGGATGTTCATCAAGGTGGACTTGCCGGCGCCGTTTTCCCCCATCAAGGCGTGAACCTCGCCTTCGCGCAGGTCGAAATCAACGCCGGATAATACCTGGTTGCTGCCGAAGGCTTTGTGGATTCCTTGCATTTGAATTTGCATAACGGGTCCTCCTTAAAGTTTTGCGGAGCAAAGCTCCATTGATTGTTCTTCGCAGCAAAACTTGCTTCGTAAGCTGACGCTTAGTTTTGCGGAGCAAAGCTCCTTTGATCGTTCTTCGCAGCAAAACTGGCTTCGTAAGCTGACGCCTAGTTTTGTGGAGCAAAGCTCCTATATAAGTTGAACCAATGATTATGAACGGATGGGGGCAGCCGGATGAAATGTTCTTTCGATCGCTGTTGCTCCCAGATTTCTTTGATTTGAACCTATCTATGGTAGAAATCCGCTCACAAAGGCGAACGCTCCCGCTTCTCCAGAATCATTTCCTCCTCTTGCCTATCCCTTTTCATTTTCTTTAGTTCAACTTATATTGATTGTTCTTCGCAGCAAAACTTGCTTCGTAAGCTGACGCTTTTCAACCAAAATAGACGCCTGCCTGTAGAATGATATTTGCAAACGGTTTAGCCTCGCCTGTGCGGATCACGGCTTTGGCCTTGCGTGTCAATTGTTTAAGCTCTTCGTGAGGGCAATTTTCAATCGCGCATCCCGTAAATTTATCTTCTATAAAATGGAGCGCTTCCTCATTTTGAGTTTTCATTTCTTCCGCAATAACCACCTTCTCGATTTCCATATCGGCTGCGATGGCATTAACGGTTTCTTCAAAACTTGGCGAACCGAGCGTCAGGGCCAGATCGATTTTCTTGACCCCTTCCGGAATCGGAAGTCCAACGTCGGCGACGACGATCATGTCCGTATGGCCCAAATCGGCCAAAACTTTTGATATATGACTGTTCAGGATGCCTTGTTTTTTCATTTTACATTTGCGCCTCCACTTCTTGACGGTGCGGCATGCCGCCCTGCGCTCCAAACTTCGTTACGGACAAAGAAGCTGCGCGGTTCGCGAAACGGACGCTCTCGAAAATCGGTTTGCCCTCAGCAAGCGCAACGGCGAAAGCGGCGTTAAAGGTGTCTCCCGCGCCTGTTGTATCCACTACTTCCACCTTATAGGACGGAACGAGCACTTCGTTTAAGCCGTCAAAATAACGGACCCCCCTGCTGCCTTCAGTGATAAATAACTTGTTCGGATATTTGCGCAGCGCCTCGGAAACGCTTAGTGATGCAAACAATATTTTCGCTTCATGTTCATTTGGCGTAATGTATGCGGCATTTTCGATCACCTCTTCATCAAGCGGACGGGCCGGCGCCGGATTCAGCAGCAAAGGAATGCCAAGCTGCTTGCACGCTCTGCTGACATGGGTCACGGTTTCCACCGGGATTTCCTGTTGAATCATCACCATATCCGCCCCGTCAAAAGCTCCCATGGAGCGATCGATATATTCCGGCGTTACTTCATTATTGGCCGCTTTAACAACAACAATACTGTTATCCCCCTCAGCCAATATGATGTGCGCAGTTCCGCTCTCCATATGTGTAACCGGTTCCACATAGTCGATACAAACTCCATTGTGCTTAAAATTGTTCAAAATTTGCTCAGCAAAAGCGTCATCTCCCACGCGTCCAATCATGGACACTTCGGCGCCGAGGCGCGCTGCGGCGACGGCCTGATTAGCGCCCTTGCCTCCGGGAACGGTTTTGAAGCTTTCGCCGAGAACCGTTTCACCGGCTCCCGGACGTTTGGATGATGTGACGACCAAATCAATCGATGAGCTTCCCACTACAATAATTTTAGCCATATTGCTCCACCTTCCTCGTCGTTTCCCGCTCCGTAAACGTCACGGGCATCTGAATAATCCTATGATCAATATTTTCATTTTCCAGCAATTGAATCAAAAGGGCTGCCGATGCTCTTCCCATGTCATATGCAGGCTGCCGGATCGTCGTCAGCGCCGGGGTCAGAAGGCTGCTGAGCGGAATATCGTCAAAGCCGATAATCTGCACGTCTTCCGGCACCTTTTTGCCGAGCCGGAGCGCTTCATGAAGCACCGCTGTCGCTACGATGTCGTTACTGGCGATAACGCCGTCGGTATCGGGATACCGCTCGAACAGTTCCTTCGCCCAGATTCCGGCTTCCGTGAATGAAAACGATGTGGTCTGGATCACATTAAAGGCGATTCCTTGACTGCTCAGCATGTCAACCGCACCCTGGTAACGATCCAGTGCCGTCCGGATCGAGGCGGGACCTTGTATCACCGTGATCTGCCGGCTGCCGCGGGCAGCCATTTCATGGGCGGCAATTCTTCCGCCTTCGCGGCCATCCGCATATACCGATGGACGGTTATCCGCCGTCCGGTCGAGAAACACTACCGGAATTCCCAGCTTCCGGTATGTATCGGTATCCGGATGATTGGTAGAAGCAATCACGCCAACCACGTTATTTTGCACGAAAGTCTGGATGTATTCCTTTTCTTTATTTGCATTTTCATCGCTGTTGCCAAAAATAATCCGAAAATCATTCTCCTGCATCTCATCCTCCACCCCGCGCGCAAGCTCGGGAAAAAAGGGGTTGGTGATATCCGGAAGAAGCAGACCGATCAGTCTGGATTTTCGCTTATATAAGGATCTTGCTACCTCATTCGGCGTATAGTGCAGCTCTCTGATAGCGGTTTCAACCTTCTTGCGGGTATCTTCATGCACATAACCTGTCTCGTTGATCACCCGCGATACGGTAGCTACCGAAACGCCCGCGTGTTTCGCCACGTCTCTAATGGTTGCCATAATTTTGTTCTCTCCTCAATGTGGAACCGGTTACACTTATAAAATAGCACATCCTTTTTCGTTTGACAAGCTTAAGTTTCGATCCATAATCTGGGGCCTCTCCTATATTTACCCGTAACCCATTGCCTATATGAAGCGTTTATATGAATACAGCGCTTCCTGCTGCAAGTTATCCTCATGATATAAGAAAGTATCAACTTCAAGAAGACTATATCCTTATCTCGCAAGGAAAACAGCCACCAAAAGCGGTCTGTCTTCTACGAGGGTATGTCGATGGACGCTTGTAACTGGCCAGGAATCGCCATGACCATACGTATTGTGCGATGTTTTTTACTAAGAGAGAGGTGTTTTCATGCGCAAGCTTACTAGCTTTATGGGATGGCTGCTGTGCCTTGCGATTGTGGCAGGCTGCGGTTCCGACCAAGTTGAATCTGCGGAATATGGAAAAGAGCTTAACCATACAAGTATGGTCATTACCTCCGACGGTCTGAAATGGGATGTGGACAAAACAGCACCGTCATTTGAAGATACATTGAAACAGATGCCGTTTGAAGTCAAGCAAATCAAGCTTCCTTTCCCGCCTACGCATCAGGCGGCCAGCGTGATCAAAGCTCCGTTTGATATGATTCAGCTTACTTACGCCGATCTGCTGTACGGACAGCAAATCATTCTGGTGGAAAGCAATTCGCAGGACGATTCGGAGCCCAAAGGGAAACCGGGCCCCAAACTCCAAAATGGTACGCCAACCTGGATACAAAGCGATTCGCAGACAAGCGCGCTGTATTGGAAGGCAGACGGATATACATATTTGCTAATGTCGAACAAGGTGAAAAACGGTCATTTTGTACCGCTGTTCACCCCGAAAGAACTTGCGGTTATTGCCAGCTCCATGAAGTAAAAAAATACATATTGATTTTGAATGGTTAGAGTATCCGAGTTTGAAAAAATACGGATGAGAGCTATTATTGCTCTGACAAATTCACGTCCAGCCAAGGCATCAGAATTGGCAGAACATATTTGGCCTGCATCGCTCCGGTATGATCAAGACCGTCCAGAACCCGAACATCCCAACCGGCCTGCCGCAGCTCTTCTTCTTGATGAATTAGCGGGGACGCAATATCCACCAGAACATTTCCCCACTTCTCACCATACGCGATTTTGCCTTCGCTGCCCGCAAAACAAAGCCGTGGACAAGTAAGACGGGCCTGCGCTTGCCGATCATCGAATTGCCGCAAATGCCGATACAGCGTAGCGAACTGGCGCGTTTGCTTTTCGTTCATGCTTACTTCCACATTGGACCAATCGATATCCTCGCCTGTCTGCTTTTCTGGATTGGGGTTGTTTTGGTTCTGGTTCTGAGCGTCAACCGACATGCGATGGGTCGCTTCCGTAACTTTCAGCATCTGCTCGTAGGGACCGTTGATCGGCGGAAAGCCGCCCATGACCAGTGCCGCCAGACGTTCCGTCCGGATTGCCAGCTGGAAACCGCTTAGGGCAAGCCAGGAGTAACCGTAATAAGCAAAGTGCTCTAGCCCGGCTGCATCGGCAATCGATAAGAAATCGGACGCGATGTTGTCAGGCGTCAAAGTGTCGGGCTTGGGTGCCTGCAGCACATGCCCTTCATAATCGAAAGCGACAACGCGGTACTTTGCGCCAAGCGCCTGGATCAGTGTATATCCAAGTGCGGGATCCGCCCCCCACTTTCTCATCTCTTCCGCCTGAGCCCCTTCCATCGGAATCGGATTGACGGGCAATAACAGAGCTGGCCCTTCTCCTCGAATCATCACATCGATTGAATTGCCATCATGCAGCTCCACTTGAATCATGATTCTATCCCTCCTCGCTGTTCGTCTGCAAACGCATATTTGCCTGATTCAATGGAGTGAATCAGCCTGAGCGTATTTGCAATTTCGCTTTCCAAATAGTTTTTCCACAATCCGACCAGTTCCGGATGTTTCGAAGGATCGGTTGGCATTTCTTCCGTCGGCAGCGTGGTTAAAAATGCCGCCGATTCTTTCAGAGCGGACGCTCGGTTTTGAAGCAGGCGTATGACATGCGGCCGGGGCAGCATATCCATGTAGGCGATGCCTACGGCAAACGTCTGAATTTCAAAGTTTTGGAGCGCCGACTCCAAAAGGGATTTAAATTCGGCTTTCCCGACAGCAGTGATGCTGTATTCCGTGCGCGAAGGCCCCAGCTTGACCTGGTCGTTTGAAGCTTCCGTTCGAGTCATTCCCTGCGCCTCAAGTTTCTCCAAGGCATGATAAATAGATCCCGGTTTTACGTTCGTCCAGGTTTCGGCACGCCAGGAAGTCAGGTCATTATAAACCGCATAACCATGGCTGATGCCCCTTCGCAAAATCGATCCCAATACAAGCAATCTTACCGTCGACATTAAGGACGCTCCTTTCATCGGATTCAGCCTTAGTATAACGAACGATCTTAATCTAGTCAAATTTGAATAGTTAACAAAAAAAGCTCCCCTAAACAAGGAGAGTACCTCATTTAGGGGGATTTAACGCTTTTATTCCCATTCGATCGAAACGGCCGTGCCCTGCGGAGAACCCGGATGCTCGATAAAAACGGTCCCCGTTTCCTGATCATACGCAAAATGAACAGGTATTTGATCTCCTCAGTTCGGCATGCCCAGCTTGACGACTTCCTTGCCTTTCAACTGATCATTTACATATTTCATCGCTTCGTCGTAGCCGGTCTTTTTGATCTGATCACGCAGATCGTTAATCACTTTCAATGCATCCTGGTCCGATTTGGCGAATATCGCCTGCTTCCAAACATCGCCCATCTGATCCATGGATGGTTTGAGCGTTTCCCAATTCGAAGCTTTGGTAATGACATCCCCCGGGTTAAAAGCCGATATGATGTTGATTCCGTTCGGGCGCAATATTTTACGCGCATTGTCCATCGCGGCCAGGCGGTCCTGATCCGCCCAAATATCTCCACCCCCAACCGAATTGATCCGGTCCAGCCCGGTCATGTTTTCGAGTCCGATCCCAATCCCTTCGTTTCGCTTCACTTTACCGGTCGAATCTTCGTAGAATTTATCAAACCATTCCTGTTTCGCTTTCGGTTTGCCGTCGACCTTTTCCCAATGCACGCCCTCCACGCCGTAACGCACCAGCATGAAACCTTCGTCGGATGCGAGGAAGTCCAGCAGCTTGAGCGCAGCGTCGACATCCTTGCAATTTTTCGTAATGACCGTCACGTTATTGCCCTGAATCGACAAGTCCACGGGACGGTTCGGCTCCGCGCCTGCCCGCTCCAGCGGGCCGACCGGCACATACTCCGTACCCGGATGGGACTTCACGTAATCTTTGGACGCGTCGAGTATGGCGGGATAATGCGCGGCCAATACGGCAATCCGTCCCTGCTTAATCTTTTCGTTTGCGATCGGGTCCGTTTGGGTAAACACTTCCGGATCAAGCAGCCCTTCGGCAATCAGTTTGCGGTAGTACAGCGTATAGTCCTCATAGGCTTTGGTAAAAAACACATTCTCAAGGCTTCCGTCTCCCTTGTCTACGTAGCTGGTTCCATAAAACATGGTGTTCCCGATCCCTACCGCCCATCCGTCATGGAATCCGCCTAAAGGCATGACCGGCATGCCGTTTTCCGTCAGATTTGCATCCTTGATTTTTTTCAGGAATTGATACAAATCATCCTTCGTTTTCACTGCTTGCGGGTCTACGCCCACCTTTTCGGCAATGTCCTTGCGCACATAGAAACCGTACAGCCAATCATTGACGTCTTTTCCGGTCGCCGGCTGGTTTTGATACAGCATGTACTTTTTGCCGTCGATACCGCCAATTCCCTTTTCATACAGCGCTGGCGGGACATTTTCTTTGGCAAGCGCTTTGGCGAGGTTCGGGTATTTGTCGATTTTATCGGTGAGGTCCACCAGTTGTCCTTCCTTCGCTGCTTTAATGATCCCGTCCAGCTCCCCTCCCCATGCGGGTCCGGTGTAAATGTCCGGAAGATCCTGCGTAGCGAAAATCTGATTGACCTTCTCTACCTCGCTGCCTTTCGTATAATCGATCTTCATTTTGATCCCCGTCTTTTCTTCAATCGCCTGCGTAACCGGCGTCGTGTCGCCGTCCGGACCGGATGAACCGTTCCAGTTGTTCAAAATCGTCAGCGTCGTTTTCTTATCCCCTGAAGTATCTCCTCCGCCATTGTCTGCGCCACCTCCGCCGCATCCGTACAGCATACCGGTCAGCATGATGACCCCCATCAATGAACAGACCGCTTTGAAACGCAACTTAGCCATAAAAACCCTCCCCAAAAATAAAAGTGATATGATCAAGTTCCACAAGGGAACCTGTATCCGCTTCTGCTGCATATCCTCAGCCTTTAACCGATCCGATCATGACTCCTTTAACAAAATACCTTTGCAGAAATGGATACACGCATAAAATCGGGAACACCGTAATCACAAGCAGCGCCATTCGGAGTGATTCCGGCGTTGCGCCGGCCATGTTGACGTTGATGGTTTGTCCTCCCTGCTGTGCCGCCCTCTGCATTGCCGATGACAGCGCCTCGGCTTCGGTCAGCATCTGCTGCAAAAGCGTTTGAACCGGAATGAGATTTTTGTTCGAGACATAATAAGCGCCCGTAAACCAGTCATTCCAATGCGCCACTCCGATAAACAGCGAGATCGTCGCAATAACCGGACCTGACAGAGGCAAAATGATCCGCATGAATATTTGAAAATCATTTAATCCGTCAATCCGCGCCGATTCCTCGATCTCCTCCGGGATCCCCTGCAAAAACGTACGGATAATGACGATATGCATAAAGTTGAAAAGCATCGGGATCACGTACACCCAAAACGAGTTGATCAAGTGCAGCTTTTGCAGCGTGATGAAATAAGGGATGAATCCGGCGCTAAAAATCGTCGGCAAAAAGATATAGAAAGTGAAAAACGTGCGTCCGGGCAATGTTTTCTTCGAAAGCGCGTATGCCATCAGCGTGCACAGCAGCACATGCAGCACCGTTCCGATCACCGTACGCAAAATCGTAATTTTATAAGCCTGCCAAATTTGCTTGTTATCAAACACTTGAACGTAATTGTCCAAAGTGAATTTGCGCGGGAAAAAGTACAATGCGCCCAGCATCGAATCTTTACCGTCGTTTAACGAATAAACGAGAATGTAGATAAACGGATAGATCATCAAAAAGCCGAATAGAATCAGCATCATGTAATTGAAAAGATCGAATGTGGAAAATATACGTTTTCTCATGCCAGCCCTCCTTTAAAGTGCGTGTTCAAAAGCGGACTTTTTGAACAACCTTTTAAAACAGTGATACATCGCTGACTTTACGGGCGATCCAGTTCACGATCACGATCAGAACGAGCGCGATGCCGCTTTGGAACAGCCCGACGGCGGCCGCGTAACTGAGGCGACCCTGCTGTATGCCCGAGGTAATGACGTGAACATCCAGCACGCTGCCGATATTGGCCGTTGCCGGTCCATTTAGCAGAAGCAGCTGCTCAAAGCCGGCGCTCATCAAACTTCCGGTCGCAAGGATGAACAAAATCACCGCAACGTTGCGGATTCCCGGAAGCGTCACATGCCAGATTTGCCGAAAACGGCTGGCGCCGTCGATCTTGGCGGCTTCATACAGCTGCTGATCGATGCCGGCGATGGCGGCCATATAGATGATCGAGTTCCAGCCGATGTTTTTCCAGATGTCAGAACCGAGGATGAGCGGGTAAAACCAGGTTGTGTTGTACATGAATTGGACAGGCTGTACGCCGAATGAGCCGAGCAGGTCGTTCAGCGGCCCCCCGTACATGGAGAGAAGACGCTGCATCAGCGTAACGACGACGATCCAGGAGACAAAGTAAGGAAGGTAAGATAAGGTTTGGACCGTTTTTTTGAACTTCAGATTGCGGACTTCATTGAGGAGAATGGCCAAAATGATCGGCATTGGAAAACCGACAAGCAGCTTCATCAAGCTGATGATGATGGTATTCCGGATAATCGCCGTCGATTGGTAATAATCGAAAAACTGGTGAAAATACTTTAATCCCGCCCAAGGACTGCCGGTGAAGCCGCCGACAAACGTAAAGTCCCGGAAAGCGACCTGAAGCCCATAAAGCGGAACATAAGAAAAAATGAAAAACCATATGATACCGGGCAACATGAACAGATAAAACAGCTTGTGACGCCATACCCTTTTCAAAATCAGGGACGACTTCATGAACCTCACCTCTTTCTTGATGGTCTGTGATGGAACCAACCAGAATACAGTAAGCGCTCGCATTTTGTTCATTATCTGGTTCGGATGTTAGATCCCCTTTTGGTGTTTGTAAGACATTCGTTCCCTCCTTTGATGCTTGAACATTTTTTACATACTTTGGAATCATGATATAATATATATTAAACATATTCAATATGTTATGGAGAAAAAAAACGGCACAGGCGAATTTGCCTATGCCGCTTTTGAGGATATTTTTGCTAAATTCGATTCAGTTTCCCTTCGGTACAACAGCTGACGAACGAACTGTTTTCATGTACTGTCTCACTGCACCGCCGGAGGTTTGCCTGTTGTTTGCCCCGATACAAGTTCGGGCTTCAGCAGGATTTTGCTGTACTTCCGCTCCTGCCCCCCGCCGCTTCGGATGACATCCAGCAACGTCATGGCGGCCTTGCAGCCGATCTCATATTCAAACTGCTTGATATGCGTAAAAATACTGAATTCCTCCACGACGGATGTCGGCTCGTCAAAGCTGATAATCGACAAATCGCCCGGAACATCAAGCCCCGCCTGGCTGGCCAGCTGATACATTTGCACTCCAAGCTTGCTGTTTAAGGTAATGTACGCTGTCGCCATGCGATTGCGCATGTACCGGTAAAGCGGATGATTTTCGGCATCCTTCAAGCTGCGGATTTGAAAATCAGTGATAATATGCGCCGGATTAATCATCGCGCCTTTATTTTTCAAAGCCGTAATATACCCTTCGATCCGCTCCTGCACCGTTACGGTCTGAAGTGGGGAGTCCGAGCAAATCGCAATCTGCCTGTGTCCGAGCTCCCATAGATAATCTACAGCCAGCTCAGCGCCAAGCTTGCCGTCCGCTGCGATATAATCGGTTTCCACCCCGGGCAAAAAACGATCCATCAACACAAACGGATATCCGTTAAACTTCATACTCAAAATTTCCTCGTTGTAATGCTCCTCGTCGATCGGGAAAATCAAAATGCCCTCGGCCCCAATCGCTTTTAGCGTTTTTAGCGCCTCCTTCTCCTTTCCGATATCGCCCTCGGACAAAAGGATCATCACCCGGTATCCGTGTTTGGCAAGGGTTGTCTGTACTCCATTGATAAGCCGGATCCCGAAATAATCGAGAATCGAAGGAATAACCAGGCCGATCAGCCCGGCGATTTGATCCGGATTCGGGCTCTTTTCTTTCAACGATAACAGCGGAGCCACGGCAGCATCGTTTGCGGACGGCTGTTTCCCATGCCCGACGAAGCTGCCTTTTCCTGGAACCCTGTCGATGATCTGTTCGTCCGCGAGGCCTGAGAGCGCCTTAACAACCGTAATTTTACTGACGTTAAACTGCTGCATCAATTCTTTTTCCGTCGGTATCCGGTCTCCAGGCCGAAGTCCTGCGGTACGTATGAGATCGAGTATGTATTGTTGTATTTTCTGATATAAAGGTACGCGCGCATTCATGTTCATCAAAATCACCATTCTTTTATATATATTTGCTATATCAATATTTTAAACTACTATGAACTACATCGGAACAAAAGTTGATTTTATTTACGGCATTCCCTGTTCCTGCTCAGGCGTTTCTTTACAGTATACAAAGAAAAAATGCGGGATGTACCCGCATTTTCGCATCAAATTTTTTATTCAATTACATAACTTCGGGCGTCGGCGTAGGCGGCGCATATTTCCCCGTGGAGTAAGTTCCGTCAATAACCGCACGGATTTCTTTTACCGATTTGCCCTGTTTGTTCAGTTCGGCCACTGTCGTTGCCGTATCCACGCAAACGCCGCAGCGGGTTCCATGATCATCCCAGACGACGCTTCCATCCTCATTGGCATCCTTGATAAAACAATTCAGATTGCTTTTATGGCCTGCGCTTTCCCCGCACCCGCAATAGCAGGGGATGGAGCTGAGAATATCCTTCACACTGGCTGCTGTGGTGTATGCGGTTTTGAGTGAAGGATCCAGCGCATCCAAAAATGCCGGAAGCTTGTCCGTTCCTTGGGTCGTCTCCTGCAAATCGCCGTTCGCCGCGAGCTGCTGATGCTCGCCTACATGAACCGTCGCGGGTTCGGATTCATGCGAATCACCGGCTTCCTTCGCACCACAAGCCGACAGCAGCATGCTTGAAAGAATCACTCCGAGTATGGTCATCCGTGTTTTTTTCCCCAACATCATCTCTCCTCTACCTTTTGTTTCAAATGTATATCGCAGCAATAAATTTCCTAAAATATAGTATACCATCCTAGAGCATATTTTGAATCCTTTGCAAACATGCAATTCCTCTTTTTGCATAGGTTTGCCCCTTTAGGCGGAATTCCTCCTTTTCTTAATTGTAATCATTCCGTTTAAGGTTAACTTTTGCTATAATTGAATTAGCCAGTTTTAACACGGAACCAATAGAAAGGTGATCATATCCATGGAACAGTCCATCAATCCAATTGAAGAATGCGATGCAACCTGCATGGGCTCGGAAGAGGAGCTCAACCAAATCAAAGAAGGACTGATCGATGATCAAGCCGCCTCGCAGGTAGCCGACTGGTTTAAGGCTTTCAGCGACCCGACCCGCGTAAAACTGATCGATGCCCTGCTTCAGCGCGAGCTGTGCGTGCATGACTTGACGCTTCTGCTTGGCATGGGACAATCCGCCGTCTCGCACCAGCTCCGTTATTTGCGGAATCTCAGGATCGTTAAACGCCGCAAGGAAGGAAAAACCGTCTATTACTCGCTTGATGATACACATATCGAACAGATTTTTGTTCAAACCTTGCAGCACACCCAGCACGGGTAATTTGGCAGTAAAAAGAAGGATGCCCCTTAGGTCAACTTGGATCTCTCGGGACATCCTTTTCAAGTTTACGTATCACCGCGGTTTGAATACCTTCATGCGAAGTACGTATACACCAAGCAGCAATAACGGAAACAGCACGCTGTAGGTCAAATCGAGAAATGGCCAGTACCACATGATCGCATTATTATAGTAAGTGATATTCGGAGCAATACATAACGAAAGCACCATGACGAATATAGCACAGGGGAAGGCTAATACCTTATATTCCTTGAGTTTGAATATTTGACTTAAACCCAGGGTGAAGCCATAAAAAAACAATATGATCTTAAAAAAGATGGTGACGAACCACATGAGGGACAGGATCGCTTCAATCCTTTCCAAGAACTTTCCTATGCTGATCTTTTTCGCCAAAGCATAGCTTGGATACATATTACTCGCCGTTGCGTCCGCCCCCAATACGAGAATCGAGAGCAGAATCAACAGAATCAAAGCGATACCGCCGATCAACGCACCGGTGGTAAAGCTTTTCAATATATGCTTCGGTTGGTTGACATAAGGCATGATCATGAAAAATACAACAAGCTGTACAATAGAGAATGTAGACGATGTAATGGAACCCCGAAGGATTGGTATGAACCCCTCACCGAGAACGGGTTGAATATTCTCGAAATGTACCTGGGGCAGCAGAAACAGGATGAACAGGATAAAAAACAGGACGAATCCCGGGAAAAATATCTCCCCTGCCCGAGCAAACGTTTCGAGTCCAAGTCTTATGGCCATCACGATAATACACAAAAAGATGATGTGAATCGCCTGTATGGGCGTCTCCGGCATGCTTTGCGTGGTCATGAAATCACCGATTTCCCTGACATTCGCTGCCGCACATAGCAGGAAGTAGAATACAAACAACAGTGACAATACCGTTCCCAGCGTTTTCCCGAGTATTTTATTGTTAAATTGCACCAAGTTCATTTCGGGGTTAAGCCTCGCGATGACCGTGAACAAACAAACGACGAGCAGTCCAAAACCCACGCCCATAATGGTAGAGATCCATGCATCTTCTTTCGCTTCAAACGCCGTAGCCGACGGCAGCACCAAGATCGAATCGCCAACCGTAAACAGTATAACTAAGATTGAGAATTGCCGTAAGGATATCCTTCCGTTCTCCTGCATATTATTCACCCTTCTACTTCAAGTGACCATATATGATATTACTGATTGGCTTGTAAACCGCGATTACCAGATCTAAAGGGCTTGGGATCGGCCAATGCAGTCCCTGAGCTATACTCAATCCAGTCCCTATGATAAGCAGAATGGTAAATACCCATAACTCCTTGCGCAATTTCCTTTTGATTAGCGAGGGTATTTCAATCATCATGATAACCGCAGCTGCGGCAAGAATCCCTGTGATTACCCACATGATGGTCTTACTCCTTT
Encoded proteins:
- the rbsD gene encoding D-ribose pyranase: MKKQGILNSHISKVLADLGHTDMIVVADVGLPIPEGVKKIDLALTLGSPSFEETVNAIAADMEIEKVVIAEEMKTQNEEALHFIEDKFTGCAIENCPHEELKQLTRKAKAVIRTGEAKPFANIILQAGVYFG
- the rbsK gene encoding ribokinase, which produces MAKIIVVGSSSIDLVVTSSKRPGAGETVLGESFKTVPGGKGANQAVAAARLGAEVSMIGRVGDDAFAEQILNNFKHNGVCIDYVEPVTHMESGTAHIILAEGDNSIVVVKAANNEVTPEYIDRSMGAFDGADMVMIQQEIPVETVTHVSRACKQLGIPLLLNPAPARPLDEEVIENAAYITPNEHEAKILFASLSVSEALRKYPNKLFITEGSRGVRYFDGLNEVLVPSYKVEVVDTTGAGDTFNAAFAVALAEGKPIFESVRFANRAASLSVTKFGAQGGMPHRQEVEAQM
- a CDS encoding LacI family DNA-binding transcriptional regulator is translated as MATIRDVAKHAGVSVATVSRVINETGYVHEDTRKKVETAIRELHYTPNEVARSLYKRKSRLIGLLLPDITNPFFPELARGVEDEMQENDFRIIFGNSDENANKEKEYIQTFVQNNVVGVIASTNHPDTDTYRKLGIPVVFLDRTADNRPSVYADGREGGRIAAHEMAARGSRQITVIQGPASIRTALDRYQGAVDMLSSQGIAFNVIQTTSFSFTEAGIWAKELFERYPDTDGVIASNDIVATAVLHEALRLGKKVPEDVQIIGFDDIPLSSLLTPALTTIRQPAYDMGRASAALLIQLLENENIDHRIIQMPVTFTERETTRKVEQYG
- a CDS encoding alpha/beta fold hydrolase; translated protein: MIQVELHDGNSIDVMIRGEGPALLLPVNPIPMEGAQAEEMRKWGADPALGYTLIQALGAKYRVVAFDYEGHVLQAPKPDTLTPDNIASDFLSIADAAGLEHFAYYGYSWLALSGFQLAIRTERLAALVMGGFPPINGPYEQMLKVTEATHRMSVDAQNQNQNNPNPEKQTGEDIDWSNVEVSMNEKQTRQFATLYRHLRQFDDRQAQARLTCPRLCFAGSEGKIAYGEKWGNVLVDIASPLIHQEEELRQAGWDVRVLDGLDHTGAMQAKYVLPILMPWLDVNLSEQ
- a CDS encoding PadR family transcriptional regulator, with protein sequence MSTVRLLVLGSILRRGISHGYAVYNDLTSWRAETWTNVKPGSIYHALEKLEAQGMTRTEASNDQVKLGPSRTEYSITAVGKAEFKSLLESALQNFEIQTFAVGIAYMDMLPRPHVIRLLQNRASALKESAAFLTTLPTEEMPTDPSKHPELVGLWKNYLESEIANTLRLIHSIESGKYAFADEQRGGIES
- a CDS encoding extracellular solute-binding protein, which gives rise to MAKLRFKAVCSLMGVIMLTGMLYGCGGGGADNGGGDTSGDKKTTLTILNNWNGSSGPDGDTTPVTQAIEEKTGIKMKIDYTKGSEVEKVNQIFATQDLPDIYTGPAWGGELDGIIKAAKEGQLVDLTDKIDKYPNLAKALAKENVPPALYEKGIGGIDGKKYMLYQNQPATGKDVNDWLYGFYVRKDIAEKVGVDPQAVKTKDDLYQFLKKIKDANLTENGMPVMPLGGFHDGWAVGIGNTMFYGTSYVDKGDGSLENVFFTKAYEDYTLYYRKLIAEGLLDPEVFTQTDPIANEKIKQGRIAVLAAHYPAILDASKDYVKSHPGTEYVPVGPLERAGAEPNRPVDLSIQGNNVTVITKNCKDVDAALKLLDFLASDEGFMLVRYGVEGVHWEKVDGKPKAKQEWFDKFYEDSTGKVKRNEGIGIGLENMTGLDRINSVGGGDIWADQDRLAAMDNARKILRPNGINIISAFNPGDVITKASNWETLKPSMDQMGDVWKQAIFAKSDQDALKVINDLRDQIKKTGYDEAMKYVNDQLKGKEVVKLGMPN
- a CDS encoding carbohydrate ABC transporter permease; its protein translation is MRKRIFSTFDLFNYMMLILFGFLMIYPFIYILVYSLNDGKDSMLGALYFFPRKFTLDNYVQVFDNKQIWQAYKITILRTVIGTVLHVLLCTLMAYALSKKTLPGRTFFTFYIFLPTIFSAGFIPYFITLQKLHLINSFWVYVIPMLFNFMHIVIIRTFLQGIPEEIEESARIDGLNDFQIFMRIILPLSGPVIATISLFIGVAHWNDWFTGAYYVSNKNLIPVQTLLQQMLTEAEALSSAMQRAAQQGGQTINVNMAGATPESLRMALLVITVFPILCVYPFLQRYFVKGVMIGSVKG